A region of the Synechococcus sp. PCC 7502 genome:
AGTAGTGATTTCACCCATGCCCTTGGATGAAATTGTCCCTTTACAACGTAATGCTGATGGAGCCGTAATTACTCAGTACCCAATGGAGGATTTAGAGTCCTTGGGTTTATTAAAAATGGACTTTTTGGGGCTAAGGAATCTCACCACAATCCAACATACAGTAGATTTAATTAACCAACAGCACAAAGGACAAAATTTTGATATTAATGCGATCGCTCCCGATGCTAATACTGTAGAAAATCAGAAAACCTACGAAATTCTGGCAAAAGGCGAACTAGAAGGGATATTTCAATTGGAATCTTCGGGAATGAAGCAAATTGTTCGAGATTTAAAGCCCTCTAATATTGATGATATTTCTTCGATTCTTGCCCTTTATCGCCCAGGTCCTTTAGATGCGGGATTAATTCCTAAATTTATCAATCGTAAACATGGTCGGGAATTAATGGACTACGCTCATCCAGATTTAGAACCGATACTCAAAGAGACTTATAGTATTCTCGTTTTTCAGGAGCAAATTATGAAGATCGCTCAGGATTTAGCAGGATATTCCTTGGGAGAAGCAGATTTACTTCGCCGGGCAATGGGAAAAAAGAAACCCGCCGAAATGGAAAAACAGAGAGAAAAGTTCCTTGATGGGGCGGCAATAAATGGGATTAAATCTAAAGTGGCAACGGATTTGTTTGAGCAAATGGTTCTGTTTGCAGAATATTGTCTAGGCTATGATACCCCAGTGCTAACCGTAGAGTATGGCTTTATGCCCATTGGCAAGATTGTGGAAGAAAAAATACAATGTCATGTTTATAGTGTGGATCAGAATGGCTTAGTATTCACTCAGGCGATCGCCCAATGGCACAATCGAGGACAACAGGAGGTGTGGGAATATAATTTAGATAATGGGGATATAGTCCGAGCCACTAAGGATCACAAATTTATGACCATAGATGGACAGATGCTTCCCATTAATCAAATTTTTGAGCAGGGCTTGGAACTGAAAGTTATTGCCTAATTTAATTAGCTCTATTTTTATAATGGGAAAGGAGTAACCTGTAAATAACCACTAAATAACAGAAGCGATCGCCCGTTTCAAGTCAATACATAACTGCTCGATCGCTTTTAATCCTCCTTCTTCTGCTAATAGCCTGACCATCGCACTACCGACGATCGCACCATCTGCATTCCATTCAATTACCTGTTTAGCTTGATCGGGTTGGGAAATGCCAAAGCCCACAGCAATTGGCTTATCGGTTACAGTTCTGAGTCGTTCTAGAATTGATTGCACTTTTTTACTAACTTGGCTGCGTACACCCGTTACACCGACGGAACTAACTAGATAGATAAATCCTTGGGATTGGGAGGCGATCGCTTCAAATCTTTCCACTGGAGTAGTGGGAGCAACTAATAAAATTACTTCAATGCCAATTCTTGCCGCAGGTTCTAATAAAACATGGGATTCTTCTAGGGGTAAATCTGGAACTACTAAGCCTCTAGCTCCCGCCGCATAGATTTTTTGTAGGAATGTTTCTATGCCTAAATTTAAAATGGGATTGTAATAACAAAAGAGAATGATCGGCGATCGCAACTCTGGAGATACATTTTTAACAAGCTCTAAAACTTGATCTAAAGTTACACCCTTTGCTAACGCCCTAGTTGCCGCCGCTTGAATCACTGGTCCATCGGCTAAAGGATCGGAATAGGGAACCCCTAGCTCTATAAGGTCGGCTCCACTACGATCAAGAATTTTTAATGCCTCTGTAGTTGTTGCCAGATCGGGATCGCCAGCAGTGATAAATGGAATGAGGGCAGCTTGTCCGTGCGATCGCAATAGCTCAAACTTAGCAGAAACAGAGATCAT
Encoded here:
- the trpA gene encoding tryptophan synthase subunit alpha: MISVSAKFELLRSHGQAALIPFITAGDPDLATTTEALKILDRSGADLIELGVPYSDPLADGPVIQAAATRALAKGVTLDQVLELVKNVSPELRSPIILFCYYNPILNLGIETFLQKIYAAGARGLVVPDLPLEESHVLLEPAARIGIEVILLVAPTTPVERFEAIASQSQGFIYLVSSVGVTGVRSQVSKKVQSILERLRTVTDKPIAVGFGISQPDQAKQVIEWNADGAIVGSAMVRLLAEEGGLKAIEQLCIDLKRAIASVI